The genomic interval AGCAAACTCATCGCCCTCAGCCTCCCGCTCCTTAGCCAGCATCCGATCCCGCGCGCGAAGCTGATCGCGCTTGCGAACCTCCGCACTCCGCAACAAAGACCCCATATACCGCGGCCCCTCACTTTTATTCTCCGCCGCcgctttccccttcccagGCTTCGCATGCAAACTCTCGTAAACCGCGTCGTAAGAATAAATTGAAGGATCAagctcctccgcctcctGCGCATGCTTCTTACTACTATGCATCGCAGCCAAATTCACATAATCCTTATTCCCCGCCGCagaaccaccaccaccacccttctTCGTATTCAACCCAAACGAAACCCCACTATCCCCCGTCTGCTTCTCCGTAGTctcgtcctcgtcgtcatcgtccgCGAAAATAGAATTCTTGCTCAGCGGTTTGACGTTCAGTTTCCCCGTCACCGCTCCCCCGAACGGAACTCTGCGCTTCGCGGGAGGTTCCGTCGTCGACACCTTCACAGACGAGGACGAGGCGGCTTTCGTCTCTTCTAGTCCGCCGATTGTGGAGATCTCGACTTCCCCGCTTCCGGTGTCTTTGCTTTCCGTGTCTGAGTCTGAGTCAAAGATTGTTTTCTTGCGCTTTTGCCCGAGGGCCCCCGGTGCGCCTGGGCGCGCGTTTGGTTGTTTTTTGTTTGCGAGGTTGAGGCCGTAGGAGAATGTTGGGGGTGGCATTTTGGAGTTTGAGGTTTTGTTCTGAGTGCTGGATGTTGGGTCCGTGTTCGGGGTTGCTTCGGGGCTGGACCTGATTCTGGATGATGGCTGTCACGTGGTGATAGGATTATCTTATCGGTGTGGCTTATCGTATAGTTCTTGTTTGGAGTTTAGGGAGTATCGATGGTGTTTGTGGGCAGGTAAGTTGTTTGGCTACCGATTATGTCTATGGGTTGCTTATACCCAGATCACTATACAAATCCTACTaggatatagatatagtataagGAGATACTATTATtgtcagaggaatatctactagtcagGGTAGAAGACCTCTCAACGAGGTAAGGATACATAGGCAAAACGTCAGGCAGTAGATGTTGAATATAAGACTAATTCTTGATTTTTTCCACTATCAACAGAGTGAATTTATAGCCAAAGGCCCCTAGCATTTTCAGTATACAATTTCCAGGCAGGGCAATTATACGTCACTTAAAAGCCCGCGGATATAGACTCCGACGTTGCCGTTCGGCCACCGAGTTGTCCATACACTTGGGGCATGGTATACTGTACTGTCACCTTGCAGGATCGTTACCAAATCTTTGATActtatatagtattttactGTTTAGTATAATTCTTCGGCATAAGAGTGAAGGTAAGACTGTAATTATATGTGATTCAGGCGAAATGTACGGTTCTTATGTCCGAAGGCTTTGCAACCTCAGGGGTACGCAAGTCTTACACAGTAGTGCAATTCTATCTATGTGGATCCTCGAAATCAATCGACGGCCGACCTCGTTCAACGAAGCCATTCGCACTATAGGCGAGCCGGATCGAAatcacatatatatattttcgtCAATGCTAGGTAATAGGTACTAAGCTTCCAGTTCTAGACTAAGTTAGAATTCCCGTGAGATTTACACCTGATCTTTTTTTCAACCCAGCGAATATTATAATTGGTTGGCTGGGCCTACTACAAATGTCCCGTTATAAGGAAttttgtactccgtatgggACTTCATTCCAAGTCTCAGACACCTTTTTAATTGCTTATATCGGACTTGCTTACATAGAGCTTTTGCTGTATAATTAACCAATAATTATCAATACAGACATTTCATAAAGGATAGGATTATGTGACCTTTTAGtcttgtggaatatcgggccctggCGATATTGAACATCCTATCTCCTAAAGACAGTATCCACGTTTTGAAATCCGAATCTAATTGGAGAATTAGACATGTGAGCCGACCCAAATCGGTATATTTCTACAGTTCAAGTACCTGTAGTAGCTAGTATTTTTACATGCACACCGATCCCTCTTTAGCGGGCTAGTTGACACGGTACCCTCTACGACCAATTTCTGGCACGAGTATAATCCAACTGCTGGATGCTTTTTTTGAGCATTCGGTTCTGGCAGTTATATAACAGATAGATCTGTTAGATTCCCAGTCCACTAACTCAACCTTAGACGAAAATCATGGATGACGGTAGACCGTTGGCCTCGGTCAGATTTGCGGCATGGGGCGCAGCTGGTTATATATAGTGTGAGAGAAAGCGCTAAGATCTCACTAAACATCCATGCCTAAACTTTATGTTCACCCCCCTAGAACCGATCACTGTGCATTCATCGGCCCGGCAGATAACTTTAGATAACCACGAAATGAGTGTTGGACTTCCGCCAAAGCACAATCACATgtaaatagatctataattCCGTGGCTGACGCCCACCAGGCGTACATAAGGCAGAATCGAATAGCTATCGGATTGGGGGCCCTTCTGTTGGAATTTTTAAGTAGAATCTAACCATTGACTCCTGAGAAAATATACACGAGGAAAATATGCTCAAAGAACAAACAGGTATAAGCAGGAAAGTGGTATTAAGAAAGcgggaaaaaagagaagaaaagaagcggAGAGGTCACAGCCATTTTCTTCCCGCAGCCGTAACCCTCGACCTGAAGACGGGACTCTTAATCTCCATTCCTTGTCTGTAGAATGGGCTCATCACCGTCTTGACATAATTTTCGTAAACCTCGTTCATGAATTGGCGCACGGCCTCCTCGGTCTGCGGGGAGGTCGGGTTCGCCCCGATTGAACTGGATGACGCGCGGCTGGAACTACCACCTCCTAGAGCAGAGGCCGAGAAACTTGCTCCTAgtatggaagaagatccgctTCCGGtagaggaggtggaggggagtTGAGGGGGTTGATGTAAGAGGAGAAAGCGGGCGCCGGAGGGAGCGAGGAAGGCGGAGATGTAGGCTGAGGCAGGGGGATAGGTGTCGATGTGTTTTAGATACCTTCATATTTTATGTTTTTAGTATGCAGCCTGTATCAAATCAAGCACGTCAGAAACGCAAAGGGGAGACAAACAGGTTCCCATTCATCCACTGGGCTTCCTCAACAATGTCCAGACTTGAATGGATAATGAATTGGTTCATATATTGTGCGGTATCCGGAAAGCGGAAGCGGGCAATTCCATCGCCACCACCTTTGGAGGTGCCGAAGGCGATGTTGAACAAAGGGACATccgtggaggagaggatggTGAAGTAGTAGGACATTTGTAATTGTCAACTTCGAGGGAGTATTGGTTCAGGGAAACCATGATGATGTACGGGGAGTAGATAATGGAATGCGAGTCACGTGGCGATAAGATACTAGTTATCTCCATATGGTTTCTTGATTGATGTTGTTTTCCCCCCTTGCGTGACTCCTATTTCTTTCCagagattattttctttttttaagCTCACATGTACTGGCACAGACTCGACAGTAATTCCTAATAATCATGTGCTCCAGCATAAAACCCTGCCCCATTTGGTGCTGGACCCTGCAGTAGTGGACTGACTAGCGGCAATAGGATGctacatacatacgtacaaGCATTCTCCCTACATTGCTGGCAACGCGTCCTCTATGCCCGGAAGGGATATCAATCTCAAATGATCTATACTGCCCTGTGTATCAGCTCTTTGATAGCTACAGTGAATCTACTACACTTCACCTCAAGATGTGCAACAACTCAATCTAAGCATTCTGCATACCACATGCATGAGAAACCTGAAAAAAGCCACAATGAGACGTCATAACACTGATTACATGTAATCTGGAAGTACCGGAAAGTACCAGCATGTTGTCTTGGGCTGGCTTTGTGGGACTACTCCACCCATCGTGATCTACAATGAATACTCTGATCGACCCAGCAATCTAGTCCCCCCTGGCTTTGATGCTATCCTGTCTCTCAGAGACACCAGGGGATGTATAATAGTAGCTCAAATCGCCCTCCTTCTGGCGATCTGACTGAGTTCTTCTGTAACTCATCACAGTATATTTGCTTTCCTATGATTGCTTCGTGGATCATAGCCCCATTTCACCAACAAGCCACGGGGGGTCATGACTGGACAATCTGAAATGACGCCGGATGGCGCCTCAAGTCTCTCACTCCGAGGTAGTGGTAAGTACAAGCCGAGAGCTGAAAgcctttcccctcccccttgCTCTCACTCTCAAACGCCGGTTGGTGCCCCGCTAAAAGATGTGGAAGACAACCAGCTTTCCTTGAAATCTTCTGGACACCGAGACACTTCCCCAGAGACGCCGAGCGGACACCGAGCCAACGTTagcgagaagaagcagcGGAGGAGATGGCCACTTAAAATGTGGGACTTAGTGGTTGACCAATGGTTTCTAATTGTCATGGGCATCCTGATTGCTATTGCCTCTCAGGTGCAGGTGCCCAAGTCCCAGCAGCAATTGAAGCAAACCGTCGTCAACTATCTAGCAGTCTCCgtcattttcttcatcaatggATGCACACTTCCTACACAGGTCCTAATAGAAAATCTGAGCCGCTGGAAGGTGCACATCTTCACCCAGGCGCAATGTTATCTCCTGACCTCATCTATCAGCTATGGTATTGTCAGCGCCTGTGCAACCGACAAGGATTTTATGGATCCGGCACTATTAATCGGAATCATTATTGTGGGGTGCCTTCCTACCGCGTAAGTCAACCCAATTAGAAATCCACGGCGATGGGTTTTCTTTCTACTGTAAGACAATCGCTAATCCGAAATCGATGACATAAAGCATCTCTTTCAACACAATAATGACCCGAAAAGCCAACGGAAATGGAGCCTTGACTATCGCGCAGTCGACCATTGGGAATCTGCTTGGTCCATTCCTGACGACAGCTTTGTTAAAGCTCTATACCAGTACTGGCGCCTGGTACACAGATATCCTGCCGGAGACCGAAGGATTCACCGAAACATATCGATATGTCTTCAAGCAGCTGGGGCTTTCGGTTTTTGTCCCACTGGTATGTCCTACATTCCCGTTGATAGCATGTGATTTTTAAAGCCGATGCTAATACTTCTCTATGATTAGCTGGTCGGGCAAATTATAGTCAGCGTATTTCCACGTCTAGTGAAGAAAGTATTCATAGAGTGGAAATTAAGCAAATTGAGCTCTTTTGCATTGTTAATCGTTATCTGGAGTACATACGATGGCGCATTCGAGTCAGATGCATTTTCCGGCGTGCAATCGGATAATATGGTATTCGTTGTCTTTATCTTGATAGCACTGTTTCTGGTGTGGATTGCCATTACCATCGGAGTCTCATGGCTATGGCTCAGCCGCGAGGACACGATAGCTGTGGCATATTTGGTGCCCACCAAAACCCCGGCGATGGGTGTGCCAATAACGACAATCATGTTTGTGGGACTGTCTGAAGCCGCTCAGAGTAGGATACAGTTGCCCATGGTCATCTACCAGGGGGTTCAAACGACCCTTAGTAGTTTGTTGACCATTCCACTGAGGAAATGGCAAGCTACCGAGTCTTCGCCGCGTCGATTGATGCAGGCTGAGACCTTGGAATTAGACGATCAGTCGCAGGACACAGGCTCACATAGGAGACCTGCGCACAACAGATCAGCCAGTACTATAGCATGATTGGACTAGGTGATATCGTGGAAGACTGCATGACCGATTTTGTTATATATAGCTCGGCGTTGTGGGCCATTCTACCGGCATGGCAGATAAATTGTGTTGTAAATATTCTCCACTCCTTTCCATATACAATAGATGATGCTAACCGAATAAGTGTAAGAGCTCTTCTTATCAAGATACTACTGAGTGGCCTTTGCTCCCCGGGGCAAGAAACCAGCATTTCGGTACCAACATCAAATAACTGTGTGGCCTATTTCTGCGTtgttatattatttctatttatgtTTATATGTACAATCACTTATATGTGATTTGCCCTACAATTATATGTGAAAAAGTTCAAGTCCATATACCGGTGTCACACAGATAATCTACTATCAATTGTTAGTCTCCTCAAACAAACACCCCTTCCAGGACTGTCCTTACAAAAAAGACAGTTATGCATGGCATTTACATCAAAGACCGCAGTCACTCTTACGCAAGTGTAGACATCCCGGACTACATAAGTAATTTAGGCAGCCAGCTCAATTCATTACTTATACTGGGGTTTTACTCTACGTATGATTCATATATCCATATCTTCAAGGATGGAAATGTCTCAAAACCCCCGATGGTCTAGTTGGATATGGCATCTGACTGTGATGGAAACTTCCACTTAATCAGAGGGTCGCTGGCTTTCCAGCTCGGGGA from Aspergillus flavus chromosome 7, complete sequence carries:
- a CDS encoding putative coiled-coil domain-containing protein produces the protein MPPPTFSYGLNLANKKQPNARPGAPGALGQKRKKTIFDSDSDTESKDTGSGEVEISTIGGLEETKAASSSSVKVSTTEPPAKRRVPFGGAVTGKLNVKPLSKNSIFADDDDEDETTEKQTGDSGVSFGLNTKKGGGGGSAAGNKDYVNLAAMHSSKKHAQEAEELDPSIYSYDAVYESLHAKPGKGKAAAENKSEGPRYMGSLLRSAEVRKRDQLRARDRMLAKEREAEGDEFADKEKFVTSAYKKQQEELRRIEEEEAERERQEEERRKQNGGTGMVDFYRDMLSRGEQQHEAVMKATEEAARRVQAGEAPEETEESKEKTEAQKAEELNARGAHIAVNDEGQVVDKRQLLSAGLNAAPKPKQQPSAATAAAGSRAFAPKSRFQSEQQNARAGQRARQTEMIASQLEEKAREEEAAEAARQKEIAERSRSRKTEGDVSSAKERYLARKREREAAAKAKGA
- a CDS encoding putative trafficking protein particle complex subunit 2/Sedlin (unnamed protein product); translated protein: MSYYFTILSSTDVPLFNIAFGTSKGGGDGIARFRFPDTAQYMNQFIIHSSLDIVEEAQWMNGNLYLKHIDTYPPASAYISAFLAPSGARFLLLHQPPQLPSTSSTGSGSSSILGASFSASALGGGSSSRASSSSIGANPTSPQTEEAVRQFMNEVYENYVKTVMSPFYRQGMEIKSPVFRSRVTAAGRKWL
- a CDS encoding sodium bile acid symporter family protein, producing MWDLVVDQWFLIVMGILIAIASQVQVPKSQQQLKQTVVNYLAVSVIFFINGCTLPTQVLIENLSRWKVHIFTQAQCYLLTSSISYGIVSACATDKDFMDPALLIGIIIVGCLPTAISFNTIMTRKANGNGALTIAQSTIGNLLGPFLTTALLKLYTSTGAWYTDILPETEGFTETYRYVFKQLGLSVFVPLLVGQIIVSVFPRLVKKVFIEWKLSKLSSFALLIVIWSTYDGAFESDAFSGVQSDNMVFVVFILIALFLVWIAITIGVSWLWLSREDTIAVAYLVPTKTPAMGVPITTIMFVGLSEAAQSRIQLPMVIYQGVQTTLSSLLTIPLRKWQATESSPRRLMQAETLELDDQSQDTGSHRRPAHNRSASTIA